The genomic DNA GTAGAGCAAGTAGGCGATCCGGTGCAGCGCAATGGATGTTTTGCCGGAACCGGCGACCCCTTGAATCAGAAGGGTCCCGGCCTTTTCGTTCCGGATAATCAGGTTCTGTTCCTTTTGAATGGTCGCGATGATCGATTTCATCTTTTGGTCCGAAGTATGGCAGAGTTCGCGCTGCAGAACATCATCTTGAATATTGAGCGAGCTCTCCAACACATACTCCATCGCGCCATTCTTGATCTTGAATTGCCGTTTCCGCGTCAGCTCGCCGTTGATGGGTCCGGCCGGGGCGAGGTATCCCGCCGGCCCGAGCTCGCAATCGTAAAACATGCCGGCGACCGGGGAGCGCCAGTCGGAAATCAGCAGCTGATTACCGTGGCTGAAAGCAAATCTGCCAATGTAAAAGGGGACGGGTGTTGCGGTGGATGCTTCCCAAAAATCGATCCGGGCGAAGTAAGGCGAGTCCAGCAGTTTCACCAGTTTATCCCGGAGCTTCACCGCAAAGGCGCCGTGGCTGTCAATTTGCCTCAAAGCGAGTTCATTCTGGAACATCTCGTGGGGGTCGATTTCGCCGCGATGCTGTACCATGTAGCGCTTGACATCCATGTATTCTTTGTCGAGGTGCCCGACGGAATCGTCGGCTTGCCGGATGGCCTCATCCAGCTTGCGCTCAATAGATTCAAGCTGCGCGATTTCATCGGGAAAAGCAGGCGTTTCGGCGGATGCTTCCGTTTGGCTTGCTTGAATGCGGGTCGGCTCCTGCGGTGCGCGGCCGTTCACTTGCTGTGCCTCAGTCATTCGAATCCTCTTCCTCCTTGGGTAAGATCATCCGCTGGGTCGGATATCCGAACTCCGTCAGCAGTTCCGCTTCGGCGAAGCCTAGCTCCTTGAGGGCTTTGCGATATCCGGTATCGGCTTTGTCGCCCTCTCGGAATGTGGTAATACTGATCGCCTTATTCTGCAGCAGCTCGCTGAAGGCCACGTTCAAGAAGTCCCGGGAAACACCCTGTTTGCGGTAGAGCGGATGGACCGCCAGAAAATCGATGCTGCCGGTTTCGTAGTTGATCATCATGGCGCCGATACAGAGGTCGCCCTCGGTCATCAGCAGCGCGCCGTTGCCCGCGATATAGCGTTTCAGGACCGTTACGTGCTCAGCCTCTTCAAGATGGGGAAAGCCGTCAATGGCCAGGCGCACCAAGTCCAGCCATCCCGGAATATCCGCTGCTTTGGCAAAGCGGACGGCCCGCGCGGCATTCTGCCGCGCCTTTTCCAGCGATTCGCGCTGGTCTTTGAAGTTGTATTCCAGCTGCAATGGATAAAACACCTCGTTTTTCCGAAATTGGAGAGGGGACTGCTTATACATCGCCTTGAACACACTGCTGAAAGCCTGCTGGCTGTCGTAACCCGCCAGAATCGCAATGTCCAGGATGGATTGATCCGAAAAAACCAGCAGTTTGGCTGCTTCGGTCAGTTGCCGGCGTTGCGCGTAATCATGAATCGTCAGCCCCACGGTAGCGGTGAAGAGGCGGTGCAGGTGGTATTTGGAATAATGCGCCGCGGCGGCGACAATATCCAGGTCGATCTTTTCGACGGACAAATGGGTTTCAATATAGTGGATTGCGGCAATCACGGTCTCAAGGTTTTTCATCGGTCTTTCCCCTTATGCGTTGCATAATAGCAATCATCGGATTGGAAACTTTCATGAATCTTGCGCTGATCGGGCCTCCCACCGGATGACTCATTGCGAATGGCACATATCCGGTAAAATGGCCGAATCAATTATATCAGGTTTGAAGGCGCCATTTTTCATCATTCTTGCGATTTATGCGGAAGCATATGCCGGAGGGAATACCAATGCCTTTTCGCAGTCCGGCTGCAGGTACCTGGAAATGTCTTTGATACCGGAGCGGAGTTTGTGGGTTTACGGCCCACCCCAAGGGGGGCCGAGTAAATTTTGGGAGGGAAACGGTCAAAGAGCGGATAGCCTAACAGGCTAGCATCGGAACACTTCGTAATCGCAGGATCCTGGTTTCGGACGACTCATACCTTCCCGCCGGATACTCATTCAGACCGGCAACCGGAAGGGGACGGGGTTAGGTTGGTTTAACTTTCGTGTGCGCTGATACCAAGTTAGCTGAAATTTGTAATGGAATCACCACACCAATGTCCAGCCTTGCTCCTTTTATAACTGAATGAGCTGATTCGGTTCTAAAATGAGCTTATTCACTAACTGAATCACCATCTCTCAGTTACCAAACGAGCATCTTCAGTAACTGAATGAGCATCTTCAGTAACTGAATGAGCATCTTCAGTAACTGAATGAGCATCTTCAGTAACTGAATGAGCATCTTCAGTAACTGAATGAACATGTTCAGTAACTGCAAAAGGATCTGCAGTTACTGAATAACCATCTTCAGTAACGAAATAAGCAATTTCAGTAACCGAATGACCATCTTCCGTTACTCAATGAACAGTTTCGGTAAGTGAATGAGCTTATTCCGTAACGGAATGACCATTTTGGGCAACTGCAGCGGAAGTTTCCGTAGCTGAATTACCGGACCTTCTTAATGTATACATGACTCGGGGCAGTGTTCTGCCAGTGGCGGGGTCCGTTTCGGCGAATTCGGCGCCCCGGATGAAATGGTTTCGTTCCAGGAGTTTGATGGATTTGGCGTGGCCCGGGTTGGGAACCGCTTCGATCCGTTGCAGCTTCATGCCGTGAAAGCCATACTCGATGACGGCAGCCACTGCTTCTTGCATGATTCCCCGGCCTTGCCAATCCGCCAGCAGTTCGTAGCCGATTTCGGCCTTGGACTCTTCCGGGGAGATATTCCAATAGCAGATCGAACCGATCAAGCGGTCCCGGCCCTGCAACGTGATGGCCCAGGTGATGGAGCGGTTTGCGGCAATATCCCGGATGAGCTCTTGCAGCTTGCGGCGGGCTTCTTCGTAGGTTTTGGGTTTGGCGTCATAGTTTTTAAGCAATCGTTCATCCGATTTCAGGATGAAGAATTGATCCAAATCCGCTTCGCTAAGCTGGCGCAAGACCAGGCGTTCGGTGGTCAGGTTCGGAAAGGGCGTGAAATTAATCATCAGCTTTGCTCCCTTTTTTCGTAAGAGTTCAACTTTCGCAATTGAAATTTACCAATAAACCCTTGAAATAATTAGGTATAGCATCATAACAAGAAGTCATCTTGATTTATAAATAAATAACTGGACTTCCATGTAAAAAAATATGCAAATGATTTAAGCGATTGAAAGCCGATGGGGACTATTCCTGCCCCCACACCCCCAGGACCAAAGGGTGTAGTGGGACACCCTTTGGAATCCGCCCAGTCGGAACCCAGGTTCCGACGCCTCCTCATTCATCCGGGGTTCTAGCATGCCGCCGCCATCCATGGCATTCTGACTGGCTACTATGTGTAGGCTTCCGCTGACGACCGCAGTTTTTCATCCGCGAAAAGATGCGTCGTCCGCCTTCATCCCTGAAGGCGGGTACCGTTTCGAAAGAAAGAGGCTTCGAATGGATATTTGAGTTTAATGAGAATCTCAAAAAGCCGAATAACAACCGTCTTCATAGAGGGAGACAGCGCCGCTTCTTTACGCGGAGGAAAAACGCGGTCGGAAACGGAAGCCTTAACTGGTTGCCAGACAGATAGCCAGGGATGGCAAAGACGTTCAAGAACCGGGAGGAATAAATCCGTAGGTTCTCAGCGACAGGAAGTCGTAAAGATAAGGCTCCATGGATGGATAAGGCCGAATCCAACGGTTTTTTGGTTACTTTTTTACCGCTAAAACCCGCCGCCGGAACCGTAGGCCAAAGGAACAAGCATCCAAAAGTTTTTCCCTTTACATTCCATACCTAATCTGTTTTTAGTCCGTTTGTCAGGGTATCTTTCTATTTTTCTTTTCATTGCTTAGTATACATGGTTTTGATTACTTTTTTCTCTGCGAAAGTTGATGTAAAAGTAAGAGTATTCTAACATAAAAACCGGACCGGGCTGCATGCGATTTTAGGATTGCGCGACGAAACCGGAGCAAGAGGGAATATCCTTTCGAACGGCGGAATCTCGGTTTTCCGGAGAACCGTCCCCAATATTTTAAAAATTTTTTCGGTCTGAAGCAGGGATGATTATAAAAGCGCTGTTACATGTAATCATTTTATTGTTGATTTTGGACAATCAATCTGATATAATGAAGCCATCGGATGAAGCCTAGGCAGCCGAAAAACTTTCAGGGACCCGTCTATCCCGAACATTTATTGGAGGTAATGACCATGATCAAAGCTCAATCCATCCTGGCCAAACTGGGCCGGACCGAGGAGATGCTGGCCGGTTTGTCGGCCCATGCCGAAGAGTTGGCCAAACGGGGCATCGACGCCGCCTTTATTACCCAATTGACCAGCATCCATGGCAACGCCCGCGACGCGCATGCCGAGCGTTTGGCCTTTAAGGCGCGGATGATGGAGAAGACCGTCGAGCGCCAGCAGTATCTCGACGCAATGCAAGCCCTGTACTCGGTGGCCCGTAAGCAGGTGAAGATCGAATTGCCGCCCGAGACCTGGCGGGAATTTGGTATCGTTGATCAGCGGTAAAGACAAGATATGAGATTATTTTGAAATATGTATGGGTACGGAAGAGGTAGGCGCGGCGAGTCAAGCCCGCCTACCGCGAAGCATACATATAAACTACCTCTACAATAAACATAATGACCTGGTATAATAGAGTCAATGGCTCAAAAGTTTCGTGCCATGCGAGATCATCTTTGTTTTGTCGTCGACCCGGAGTGATGTAAAAAAGCCGGGGGGTCGACGACAAATCAAAACCGGAATGGAGCATGCGGTTCAATAGAAAGTTGTGACGGAGAAGCCCGAAGGTTGATGGTCCGGGTTTAAAAAAGTCCATTTGGGAAGGGTTTTAGACTACCTATGAGGAATTGAAACCACTGATTTTCAATTTTGAAAACGGAACGATAACAATGTTTTAGACTACCTATGAGGAATTGAAACCCAGGAGCCATATCGGCCGCAAATTGTGCTTCTTCGTTTTAGACTACCTATGAGGAATTGAAACTCGTCAAAATACCAGGCGCGAGGCTCCCAATATTCTGTTTTAGACTACCTATGAGGAATTGAAACATATAAATATCTCCAGATAACTGAGCTTCCACCATCGTTTTAGACTACCTATGAGGAATTGAAACTAATCTAATTCCCATTCTTCAGCATCAGCGGACTTCGTTTTAGACTACCTATGAGGAATTGAAACACCATTGCCAATAATTCTCGCGGAGATTAGAGTAATTGTTTTAGACTACCTATGAGGAATTGAAACTAAAAAAAAGCGAAAATGCCGTTACCTTCCAATGTACGGGTTTTAGACTACCTATGAGGAATTGAAACTTTTTTGCTTATGCAATCTATATTCTCTATGCCATTCGTTTTAGACTACCTATGAGGAATTGAAACCAAGTTTTCCAAGTACCGGCTGGGAGTCCACTTTCGTTTTAGACTACCTATGAGGAATTGAAACAGAAGACAAGGTTGGAAACCCGAACAGGCCCGTTCGTTTTAGACTACCTATGAGGAATTGAAACTCAAACAATTTTTCTACGTATCCAATACTAATATGTTGGTTTTAGACTACCTATGAGGAATTGAAACCTTGTCAAGGAATATCTTTTTAAAATGGGGTGCTTGCGTTTTAGACTACCTATGAGGAATTGAAACTTCACCTCTTTTTTAAGATAAACGAATTGAACGATCTGTTTTAGACTACCTATGAGGAATTGAAACTATTTGGAACTGCGGTCGAAAAATCCGGTGATGGCGTTTTAGACTACCTATGAGGAATTGAAACTCAAGATTCAAAACAATATCCCCGCAATCATCGACTCGGGTTTTAGACTACCTATGAGGAATTGAAACTCGGCAATTCCAGTCCACGCAAACTTGATGATCCGCGTTTTAGACTACCTATGAGGAATTGAAACAGGGCATTAAAAATGTCTTTGGCGGTTCTGGATTCGCGTTTTAGACTACCTATGAGGAATTGAAACAAGTTCCTAACAAGATTGACAGTACGAACGCTAGGTTTTTAGATTACCTATGAGGAATTGAAACACATTCCTAACAGGTCGGAAATCGCGCTGGTGGTCGTTTTTAGATTACCTATGAGGAATTGAAACCGGTTCCGTGGCTGCACTCAACGGCGGACAACTCCAATGTTTTTAGATTACCTATGAGGAATTGAAACCCAGGCTCCGCTCTTGCGGCGTAAGGTCGGCCGCTTTGTTTTTAGATTACCTATGAGGAATTGAAACTGTTTGCCAGCTTCCCAGCACTTCAACTGACCTTCGGGTTTTTAGATTACCTATGAGGAATTGAAACAATAATGGTTGGACGGCAAGTGCGGAAAGATATTGGGCGTTTTTAGATTACCTATGAGGAATTGAAACTCAGAACTGCATCGTCGTTCGAACAAGGGCGGCCAGGTTTTTAGATTACCTATGAGGAATTGAAACATGATGTTGCTGAAATCTGAGACGATCTCACGTCCGGCGTTTTTAGATTACCTATGAGGAATTGAAACCCGTCGAGCAGGTAAAGGCGGTCCTGCAACGAAAAATGTTTTTAGTCTACCTATGAGGAATTGAAACTTTATCTTATTTTAATTATCACGTCGTGGGATTTTAAGTTTTTAGTCTACCTATGAGGAATTGAAACCTCGCCATTTAAGGCATCGCGATTTTCTAAAATTCCTTTCGATGGATTGAAACGCCGGGAATAAGAAAAAAGACTGATTGCTCAGTCTCGGATCGCGGGGGAAGGGACTTTCAAAGCCATGGTAAAGCCTTTTGAAACGGAAATCGCTTGATAAAGGTCGAAAAACGACTTTACCCTTGCTTCGCTGCGTTTTTGTAACCACCTTTTATCAGAACGCTGTTAGAACTTGACCGTGCGGGAGGCGCCTTTCATGTCCATGAAGGTGGCTTCGGCGTCCTCGATATAAAACGTTTCAAAGATTGAGTCGTCGGCGCTGTACATTTTTTTGAGCGTCGGCATGGCGTTCAGCGCGGCCTCTTTGGACTCCCGGCTGGTCTTGAAGACGGCCTTGCCCTTGAGGCGCAGCCATTCGCCGGTCTTGGAAGTAGTGCTGATCTCCAGGCGGGGATTGGCTCGGAGCTGCTTGTAGACATCCTTTTGATTGTTGGTCGCCAGATACAGCTTACCTTCCCATTCCATCGCGAAGCCGAAGGGACGCACTTTGGGAACGCCGCCGTCGACCGTAGCCAGGTAGAAGATGGGATTGTCCGTCAAAAACTGTAAAACTTCTTTCATCGCGCTTCTCCTTTGGTGATTTTTATGGTATTATTTTACGGCAGAGAAATAAAAATGCAAGTATGCAGTAATTCTTGACTAAGTATATTTTAGATAGCAATGGAGAAGCAAACGATGGGCAATTCACAAAAGGATGAAGCGCCGCTCGCCGACTGCCCGGTGACCTATGCCTTGCGGCTCATCGGCGGCAAGTGGCAGATTCCGATCCTGTGGGCGCTCTGCCAGAACCGGGTGCTGCGCTACCAGGAACTCAAGCGGAAGATCGCCGGGATCACCAACATGATGCTCGCCCAATCTCTCAAGGAGTTGGAGAGCAACGGACTGGTCACCCGGATTCAGTACACGGAGATACCGCCACGGGTCGAATACTCGCCGACCGAGGCGGCGCTGCGGCTGCTGCCGGCCCTGGAGGAACTGGGAAAATGGGGCGCGGAGATGAAACAGCGGTCCCTTCCGGTGGAAGGGCCGCAATGAAGGTCCGGATAAAAACACTCCGGTTAAAGTATCAGTATTTCGAGAAAAGAGCTGTTTCGAATGGAAATTAAAAATACCGCGGTCCGGTTCGGCTACGCCGCAGCGGATATTACCCCGGACTGGCCGGTGGAATTGGTCGGCTTTGCCCGTTTGGATAATACCTCGCAGGGCATATTCCAGCCATTGTATGCCCAAATTCTGCTCTGCCAAACGGATCACGAAAAATGCTGCTTGATTACGATCGATAGTATCGGTTTCACCGTCAACCTCACCCAAAAACTGCGCGACCTGGTGGCGGCCGAGCTTCAAAGCGGGCGCGCCAAGGTCATGGTATGTTTCTCCCATACTCATTCGGCCCCCAACGCGGGAACGGATGAAAGATACTATCAGCTTGTCTGTGACCGGGTTTTGGCTGCGGTCCGGGAAGCGCAAGGAAACATGGAGCAGTGGAACGCGGCATGGGCCGTCACCGAAACCAATATCGGCGTCAACCGGCGGGGGGAAAATTCGGTTCTGGATAACCGTCTCGGAATTTTGAAACTCGCCGACGGGATTTCAGGCGAGCCGAAGTTGCTGGTATTGCGGGTCACGGCCCACGCCAATGTGTTAACCAGTGATAACTACCGGATTTCCGCAGACTATTTCGGTCCGGCCCGGGAGCGGCTGGCAGAGAAGTATGGTTGCAAGGTGATGATGATCCAGGGCGCTTCCGGCGATGTCCGGCCGAGATACCAGCAGGAAAACGCGGAGTATCTGGAGATCCACGCGTTTGAGGCTTCCATGAAATCCTATAGCGATGTTGAAAAAGAGCGCTATTTCCAACAAAGCATGGCGGCCTTGGCGCAAATGGCGAATTCCATCGTCCAGTCCGTCACGGGAGTGTTGGAGGAGATGGTTCCCGCCCCGGTGTTCCGCTTGACAATGTTTTCGGAGCACCATCGCTTTTGGGCCGATGTTCCGGGCCTGGAGCGGGCCGCCCAAATTGCCGCCGAGGCCCAAAAAGAAGCCGCCATTGACGGCAGGGACTGGTTGCAAGAGGTGAAGCGGTTGCATCAAGATAAGATTCAGGCCCAGGAGGCGAAGATTGAGTTTCAATATTTTATTCTGAATGAAGGCTGCCTCTGCGGCATCGCCAATGAAGCCATGTGTGAAATCGCTTTGGATATTGTGGAGCGGACCCAAAATCCGCTCGTATTCTTCGGGGGATATGTCAATGGCATTGAAAGCTATCTGCCGACGGCGCAGGAATATGATAAAGGCGGCTACGAGGTATTATGGTCGAATCTGATCTATTTTCGGTACCATGGCCGGGTGATGCCGCTCAACCGCAATACGGCCCGGGATATGGTCGACATCGTCGCCGCAAGCTGGGCAAGATTGAATCACCGCGATATTACCGGCGAACAGTGATGGAATGTAGGATTGTTAAGCTTTGAAACGGACTGGATAATGCAAATCGTAGCCTTACTCACATTCCTTAGGAGGACGATTTGAATCCATTGATATTGAAGCCTTTGGAGGATAGGGATCTTCCGCTTGTGAAAGAGTGGCTTTATAAAGACTATATCCAAAAATGGTATGATGATCCGGAAGAATGGTTGTATGAAATGAAAGAACGGAAGGGTGCCTTTCATTTTATTAAGCATTTCATTGTTTTCGATGAAAATAACCCGATCGGATTTTGCCAATACTACGACTGTTTTGAGGCGAAAGAAGATTGGTACAGTGTCGATCAGCCCCAAAGAGTTTTTAGCATGGATTATTTAATCGGGGAAGAGACCTGCCTGGGGAGAGGGCTTGGCAAAGAAATTGTAAGAATCTTGAGCGATACAATCCGCGTGGTGGAAAAAGCTCATGAAATTGTAGTCCAGCCCGAAAAGGAAAATATCCCTTCTTGCAAGGCGCTATTAGCCAACAACTATGTCTATGATGAGGAAAAAGGTTATTACTCGAAAGTATTGATCCATTCGGTAGGCTGATGTAGTGTTACGCTTTGATGGCAATTGAGATGCATTTTAATCGGTGCATATCCAGCGATTCCTGAGTGGAACGGCGGTATCCTATACTTTTGGTCGAACCTGATCGATTTTCGATACCATGGCAGGGGTCATGCCACTCAATCGCAATATGACCCGGGATATGGTCGAGATCGTGGCGGGAAGTTGGGAACGTGGAAGATCTCTATTTTGTTGTCGACCCGGAAGTGATGTAAAAATGCCGGGGGGTCGACAACAAGTTAAAATCTGATGGAGAATGGGGTTCAATAGAAAGTTATGATGGGAAAGTCCGAAGATTTGACGGTTCGGGCTTAAAAAAGTCCATTTGGGAAGGGTTTTTAGACTACCTATGAGGAATTGAAACTCATGGTACGGCGAATTTGTTTGATGAGTTCTCAAAGTTTTTAGACTACCTATGAGGAATTGAAACTGCAATGGTTGGTTGCATCGGCTCCCGGAAAGGAAGCAGTTTTTAGACTACCTATGAGGAATTGAAACTTGCAAATTGGACAAATGTCAATTGGTGTTTTCTCGAGTTTTTAGACTACCTATGAGGAATTGAAACTCTGGCGACCGATACGGTCCTGGTTCTTGATGACGGTTTTTAGACTACCTATGAGGAATTGAAACAGCAGGTTACAATTGCCATGAGTATCCCTCCCTTCGTTTTTAGACTACCTATGAGGAATTGAAACTGACTTTTATACCAGCAAACTGATCTTCCCGGCTGCGTTTTTAGACTACCTATGAGGAATTGAAACCAATATAGTGTCCAACGGGCCGACGTGATG from Hydrogenispora ethanolica includes the following:
- a CDS encoding GNAT family N-acetyltransferase; translated protein: MKNLETVIAAIHYIETHLSVEKIDLDIVAAAAHYSKYHLHRLFTATVGLTIHDYAQRRQLTEAAKLLVFSDQSILDIAILAGYDSQQAFSSVFKAMYKQSPLQFRKNEVFYPLQLEYNFKDQRESLEKARQNAARAVRFAKAADIPGWLDLVRLAIDGFPHLEEAEHVTVLKRYIAGNGALLMTEGDLCIGAMMINYETGSIDFLAVHPLYRKQGVSRDFLNVAFSELLQNKAISITTFREGDKADTGYRKALKELGFAEAELLTEFGYPTQRMILPKEEEDSND
- a CDS encoding GNAT family N-acetyltransferase, encoding MINFTPFPNLTTERLVLRQLSEADLDQFFILKSDERLLKNYDAKPKTYEEARRKLQELIRDIAANRSITWAITLQGRDRLIGSICYWNISPEESKAEIGYELLADWQGRGIMQEAVAAVIEYGFHGMKLQRIEAVPNPGHAKSIKLLERNHFIRGAEFAETDPATGRTLPRVMYTLRRSGNSATETSAAVAQNGHSVTE
- a CDS encoding pyridoxamine 5'-phosphate oxidase family protein; the protein is MKEVLQFLTDNPIFYLATVDGGVPKVRPFGFAMEWEGKLYLATNNQKDVYKQLRANPRLEISTTSKTGEWLRLKGKAVFKTSRESKEAALNAMPTLKKMYSADDSIFETFYIEDAEATFMDMKGASRTVKF
- a CDS encoding winged helix-turn-helix transcriptional regulator codes for the protein MGNSQKDEAPLADCPVTYALRLIGGKWQIPILWALCQNRVLRYQELKRKIAGITNMMLAQSLKELESNGLVTRIQYTEIPPRVEYSPTEAALRLLPALEELGKWGAEMKQRSLPVEGPQ
- a CDS encoding GNAT family N-acetyltransferase, with the protein product MNPLILKPLEDRDLPLVKEWLYKDYIQKWYDDPEEWLYEMKERKGAFHFIKHFIVFDENNPIGFCQYYDCFEAKEDWYSVDQPQRVFSMDYLIGEETCLGRGLGKEIVRILSDTIRVVEKAHEIVVQPEKENIPSCKALLANNYVYDEEKGYYSKVLIHSVG